The following are encoded together in the Populus trichocarpa isolate Nisqually-1 chromosome 5, P.trichocarpa_v4.1, whole genome shotgun sequence genome:
- the LOC18099612 gene encoding scarecrow-like protein 1, with translation MSLVGSAELSARAYGNNKLYSLKGSNDNSGLSAKIFGPDKRQNMYMTDSYSCESYEKFFLDSPTEEIIQPSSSDISGNSAHPQGASSYQPRKSSGSTMFPQDPYDASFNLTTPCDGYPFISESDYLDIESPYQLDYDEYKMKLKLQELERALLEDNEEDGMFGNSQSMEMDVEWSDPIQNGMLHDSPKESSSSDSNLSSFSSNKEVSQLSPRTPRRLLFECANAISEGNIEKASALINELRQLVSIQGDPPQRIAAYMVEGLAAHMAESGIYLYKALKCKEPPSDDRLAAMQILFEICPCFKFGFMAANGAMIEAFKGERRVHIIDFDINQGSQYITLIQTLANQPGKLPNLRLTGVDDPESVQRPVGGLRNIGRRLEKLAEALKVPFEFHAVASKTSVVSPSMLNCKPGEALVVNFAFQLHHMPDESVSTVNERDQLLRMAKSLNPKLVTVVEQDVNTNTAPFFPRFTEAYNYYSAVFDSLDATLPRESQDRLNVEKQCLARDIVNIVACEGEERIERYEVAGKWRARMKMAGFTSCSISPSVVDLIRKLIKQYSDRYMLKEEVGALHFGWEDKSLVFASAWK, from the coding sequence atGTCTTTAGTTGGATCCGCAGAACTCTCTGCCAGAGCATACGGAAATAATAAGCTGTACTCACTGAAGGGGAGCAATGACAACTCTGGTTTGTCTGCCAAAATATTCGGGCCTGATAAACGGCAGAACATGTATATGACCGATTCTTACTCTTGTGAGAGTTATGAGAAGTTCTTCCTTGATTCCCCAACAGAAGAAATAATACAACCATCAAGTTCTGACATTTCAGGGAACTCAGCTCATCCACAAGGGGCATCTTCCTACCAGCCAAGAAAGAGTTCAGGTTCAACCATGTTCCCTCAAGATCCCTATGATGCTTCTTTCAATTTGACCACACCCTGCGATGGCTATCCATTCATTTCCGAGTCAGATTACTTGGACATTGAGAGCCCATATCAACTAGATTATGATGAATATAAGATGAAGTTAAAGCTTCAGGAACTAGAGAGAGCACTTCTAGAGGACAATGAAGAGGATGGCATGTTTGGAAATAGTCAAAGCATGGAAATGGATGTAGAGTGGTCTGATCCAATCCAGAATGGGATGCTCCATGATTCTCCCAAGGAGTCATCATCTTCAGATTCTAACCTAAGTAGCTTCAGCAGTAATAAAGAAGTATCACAGTTATCACCTCGGACTCCCAGGCGACTGCTTTTTGAATGTGCTAATGCAATCTCGGAGGGAAACATTGAGAAAGCATCGGCATTAATAAATGAGCTCCGTCAATTGGTCTCGATTCAAGGAGATCCTCCCCAGAGGATTGCAGCCTACATGGTGGAAGGACTTGCAGCTCATATGGCTGAATCTGGAATATATCTCTATAAAGCTCTGAAATGCAAGGAGCCTCCTTCTGATGATAGGCTTGCAGCTATGCAGATCCTTTTTGAGATTTGcccttgttttaaatttggatttatgGCAGCAAATGGTGCAATGATCGAAGCATTTAAAGGTGAAAGGAGAGTTCATATAATAGATTTTGACATAAACCAAGGGAGTCAATACATAACACTGATACAAACACTCGCCAACCAGCCAGGTAAGCTGCCAAACTTGAGGTTAACCGGGGTTGATGACCCCGAGTCAGTTCAACGACCTGTTGGTGGCCTGAGGAACATTGGGCGAAGGCTTGAAAAGCTAGCAGAAGCACTTAAGGTCCCATTTGAGTTTCATGCGGTGGCCTCCAAGACTTCAGTTGTCAGTCCATCCATGCTGAACTGCAAGCCTGGGGAAGCACTTGTAGTGAATTTTGCTTTCCAACTCCATCACATGCCTGATGAGAGTGTTTCAACAGTAAATGAGCGAGACCAGCTTCTTCGGATGGCTAAGAGCTTGAATCCAAAACTGGTAACTGTTGTCGAGCAAGATGTGAATACTAATACTGCCCCCTTTTTCCCGAGATTTACTGAAGCTTACAACTATTACTCTGCCGTGTTCGATTCTCTTGATGCAACTCTCCCTCGAGAAAGCCAGGACAGGCTGAATGTTGAGAAACAGTGTCTGGCACGGGACATAGTAAACATTGTAGCATGTGAGGGAGAGGAAAGGATTGAGAGGTATGAGGTTGCTGGGAAATGGAGGGCAAGGATGAAGATGGCAGGCTTCACTTCGTGTTCAATCAGTCCTAGCGTGGTTGATTTGATTCGTAAACTCATAAAGCAGTATAGCGATAGATACATGTTGAAGGAGGAAGTGGGTGCACTTCATTTTGGGTGGGAAGACAAAAGTTTGGTTTTTGCTTCAGCATGGAAGTAA